In Isosphaera pallida ATCC 43644, the sequence GCAAGGTCACGGCGCAAGCGACGGGACGACAGACCGTGCGACGAACGATTGCGAAAGCTCGCACCGCCCAGAGCCTGCTGCGCTACCACGTTCAGGCCGGGAACATTGTCCGCCCGGATGCCTGCGAGGAATGCGGGGCCACGGATCGACGCATCGAGGCAGCACACTTCAACTACGACGAGCCGTTGCGGGTCCGCTGGCTTTGCGTTCCTTGTCATCGCCGGTGGGACAAGAGCGAACCAAAACACGCCACGGTCATTATCCAGCGCCGGGAGAAGTTCACCGGCCGCAAGGCGGAAAGGGGGAATGGTCATGCGTGATTACAGCCTACACGACTCCGGTGAGCGCCAGCAGTTTGCGACCGGGGCCGTGCGGGACCGGCAGGCCGGCAAGGGGCGATTCGATCTGCTGCCGCCGCTAGCCATGAACCGCCTGGCCCGGCACTTTGAGAAGGGCGCGGCCAAGTACGGCGACCGCAACTGGGAGCGGGGCATCCCGCTCAGCCGCTTCCTGGACTCGGCCCTGCGCCACCTGTTCGCCTACCTGGCGGGCCGGGACGACGAAGACCACCTGGTGGCGGCCGCCTGGAACCTGCTGGCGGCCCTGGAGACGGACGCGCGGGCGGCCGGCGGCCGGCTCCCGCCCGAGCTGGTGGACATCGGCCCTCAGCGGCCGGACGGGACAAAGGAGGCGGAAGCATGATCTACCTGGCCAGTCCCTACTCGCACCCGGACCCGGCGGTGCGCGAGCAGCGGTTCCGCGCCGCCTGCCGGGCGGCCGTTGCCCTGCTCTGTGCCGGCCAGGTGGTTTTCTCGCCCATCACCCACAGCCATCCGCTGGCGCAGCACGGGCTGCCGGGGAGCTGGCAGTTCTGGGAGCAGTACGACCGCAAGTTCCTGGAGCGGTGCGACGAGGTGGTGGTGCTAATGCTGGATGGCTGGGAGGAGAGTGTCGGGGTGCAGGCGGAGATCCGCATCGCGCGGGAGCTGGGCAAGCCGGTACGATATCTGGCCCCGGAGTTGGCCCCCGTTTCGCCCACGTTGGCCCACGTCGCGTCCGGTTCCCCGGAGGCGGACCCCACGCCAATCGGGGCCGATCGCCCGCCCACGTTGGCCCACGTCGCGTCGGAGGTGCCGGGGTGAACGCCAACGCGACCAACGAGAAGAGACCCCGCCGGGGGGTCTCACGGGCGATGGGGTTGTCGGGGCGGGCTACGCTTCCGCGTCCGGCTGGTTCGGGTCGTAGACGGTCCCGCAGCTGTCGCAGCGGACCTTATCGTCGTCGATCCAGACCAGCGAGTCGATGTCGTCCTCGCCGCAGCTCGGGCAAGCAAAGCCGGGGGCCACGCGGTCGTAGCCGTCGGGTTCGATGGGGTGGTTATTGGTCGTCATGGTCCGCGCTCCTTTCACTTGGCGAGGGCAAACTTGCCGCGCTCGGTCTTGGTGAAGCGGGACTCCTTGGCCTTGGTCGTGATCTCGCGGAGGATGGCGGCGTACAGCGTGGCGGCGGGCATCTTGCCGTTGGGGCTGGTCCAGTACCCCTTCGCCGCCATCGCGTCGATCATCTCCTGGCAGGTCATCGCCTGGCCCGTCTCGCCCAGCACCTTGGCGGCGGCGTCCAGGCAGCCGACCTTCTTCGGCTTGGCCTCGGCTTCGGGCTTGGCCTTGGCGGGCTTCGCCTTCGGGGCCTTCTTGCCCGCGTCCGCCGGGGCCTCGGTCTTGGGGGTCTTCTTCTTCGCCATGTTGCGTCTCCCTGTACGGGGTTGCGGAAATCGGCGACGCGACCGTCGCGCTGCCAACGTCAGGGCAGTCAGTTACCTCGCGTTCCGCCATACAGCAAGCGCAGTTCGAGCGGAATTCTGAAGGTTTTTCCGGGGGCGCGATGATGGCCGAGGACCGTGAACATTCGCCGACAGGCGGCCTGAACCCGAACGCCCTGAGCGTGGCGGACGCCGCCCGGCTGCTCACGCGGATCGGCGGCCGGCCGGTCACCGCGGAGATGCTCCAGGCCGACATCGGCGCGGGAGCACCGACCAACGCCGACGGGACGATCAACCTCGTCCACTACGCCGCCTGGCTGCTGAAGGAGACGGGCCGTGGCGATTGACCCGCGCAAGCTGCGACCGAGCGAGCTGTGCCGGCTGCTCAACTCGACCCCGCTGGGCGAGGTGATCAACGAGCGGCAGCTCCACCGCCATCGGAGCCGGGCCGGCCTGCGCATCGGCGACGCCCGGCACATGGACCTGCTGCGCTACGTCGCCTGGCTGGTGCAGCTGCGACACGCGCCGAGGCCCGAGCCGGACGGCGACCCCTACGAGAAGCTCAAGGGGCGTGCCCGCGCCCGGAACATCGCCCTGTCGCTGGCCGGCCGGGACATTGGCGAGTTGCCGGCGGTTGTGAACCCGGGGCGGAAGGCGCAGGCCGAATCCAACTTCCGCTTCTTCTGCGAGTCGTACTTCCCGCTGACCTTCCACCTGCCGTGGTCCAAGGACCACCTGAAGGTCATCGCCCGCATCGAACAGGCCGTGTTGCGCGGCGGCCTGTTCGCGCTGGCCATGCCGCGCGGCAGCGGCAAGAGCACCATCTGCGAGTGCGCCTGCATCTGGGCCGTGCTGTACGGGCACCGCGAGTTCGTGTGCCTGATCGGCTCGGACGAGGGGCACGCGATGGACATGCTCGACTCCATCAAGATGGAGCTGGACGGCAACGACCTCTTGCTGGAGGACTTCCCCGAGGTCGTCTACCCGATCCAGTGCCTCGACGGCATTGCTAACCGCTGCAAGGGTCAGCTCTACAAGGGTGAGCGGACGCACATTGGCTGGACGGCCAGGGAGATCGTGCTGCCGACGGTCCCCGAGAGCAAGGCGAGCGGGGCCATCATCAAGGTCGCGGGCATCACCGGCCGCATCCGCGGCATGAAGTACAAGCGGGCCGACGGCAAGACGGTGCGGCCCAGCCTCGTCGTCCTCGACGACCCTCAGACCGACGAGTCGGCGCGGTCGCTGTCGCAGTGTGCCACGCGCGAGAGCATTCTGGCGGGAGCGGTGTTGGGTTTGGCCGGCCCCGGCAAGAAGATCAGCGGCATCATGCCCTGCACGGTGATCCGGCCGGGCGACATGGCCGACAACATCCTCGACCGCGACAAGCACCCGGAGTGGAACGGCGAGCGCACCAAGATGGTCTACTCATTCCCCGCCAACGAGAAGCTCTGGCAGCAGTACGCCGAGCTGCGCGCCGAGAGCATGCGCCAGGGGAACGCCGGCGAGGAGGCCACCGAGTTCTATCGTCAGAACCGAGAGGCTATGGACGCGGGGGCGGTCGTCGCCTGGCCGGAGCGGTTCAACCACGACGAGCTGTCGGCCGTCCAGCACGCCATGAACCTGAAGCTCCAGGACGAGGCCGCCTTCTTCGCCGAGTACCAGAACGAGCCCTTGCCCGAGGAGGTCGCCGGCGACGACGAGCTGACGGCCGACCAGATCGCCGGCAAGCTCAACCGGATGAAGCGCGGCGAGGTGCCCATCGGCTGCAACCACCTGACCACGTTCATCGACGTGCAGGCCAACCTGCTCTTCTACGTCGTGGCGGCCTGGGAGGACGACTTCACCGGCTACGTCATTGACTACGGCACCTTCCCCGACCAGAAGCGGCCGTACTTCACCCTCCGCGACGCCCGCCTTACGCTGGCAGGAGTGACCGGGGCGGCCGGGCTGGAAGGGGCGATCTACGCGGGCCTGGAGAAGCTGACGGCCAACCTGCTCGGCCGCGCCTGGCGGCGGGACGACGGGGCCGAACTGCGGATCGAGCGCTGCCTGATCGACGCCAACTGGGGCTCGGCGACCGATGTGGTCTACCAGTTCTGCCGGCAGTCGGCCCACGCGGGGATCGTGCTGCCCAGCCACGGGCGGTTCGTGGGCGCGTCGAGTCAGCCGTTCAGCGAGTACAAGCGCCGGCCGGGCGACCGCGTCGGGCACAACTGGCGCATCCCCAACGTCCACGGCAAGCGGGCCGTGCGGCACGGGGTCTTCGACACCAACTACTGGAAGTCCTTCGTCCACGCCCGCTTGGCCGTGCCGATGGGCGACCGGGGATGCCTGTCGCTCTTCGGCGACAAGCCGGAGATGCACCGTCTCTTCGCGGAGCACCTGACCGCCGAGTACCGGGTGAAGACCGAGGGCCGCGGCCGCACCGTGGACGAGTGGAAGCCGCGTCCGGAGCGGGGCGACAACCACTGGCTCGACTGCCTGGTCGGTTGCGCCGTGGCGGCTTCCATGCAGGGCGTGGTCTTGCCGGGCACGGACGGCCAGGCTCCCGCCAAGCGCGAGCGCCTCAGCTTCGCCAAGATGCAGAAAACCAAACGCCGTTGACCATTCCCAACCGCCGGACAGCGCACTGATCGCCGAGCGAAGGTCGCTGTGGGCAACTCCCAAGGAGATGTCCCATGCGACCATTCGATGACTCGGACCTTACCCCGCCAGACCGCTTCCGTGAGATCGCCGCTCTGCTCGCCGTCGGCGTGCTCCGCCTCCGCGCGCGGGCCGACGCCGCCGATCCAGGCCAGCATTCTGCCCCAGAAAATCCAGAGAAAACCGGCAACAGTTGCCTTGAGCTTTCGGAGAAAACCGTGCTCAGTGTCCACACCGGTTAACCGTTTCCGAGACGCCGAGAAAGGAGAACCACATGGACACCAACGTCGGGAAAGAACTGGCCGCGCTGCAGCGGCTGACCGTCAAAGAGCTGCGGACCCGGTACGCCGAGGTCTTCGGCGAAGCGACCAACGCCAACAACCGGGCCTGGCTCGTCAAGCGCCTCGCCTGGCGGCTGCAGGCCCTGGCCGAAGGCGACCTGTCCGAACGCGCTCGTCGCCGGGCTGCCGAGTTGGCCAGCGACGCCGACCTGCGCCTGAACCCGCCCAAGGCCCTGCCTGCCGTGCCTGCCTCGGAGCGGACCACCGCTCACGTCCTCGCCTTCAGACCGGACGACCGCCTGCCGCCGCCGGGCACCGTCCTCACCCGCCGCTACAAGGGCGAAGTACTGCAGGTGAAAGTTCTGCCGCACGGCTTCGAGTACGAGGGCGAGGTCTACGGCTCGCTCAGCGCCGTCGCCAAGGCGATCACCGGCTCGCACTGCAACGGCTATCTGTTTTTCCGCCTCGGCGACAAAGGGGGTGACGCATGAACCGCAACATCAAGAACCCCAAGCCGGCCACGCTGCCGGTCGTCCGCTGTGCCGTCTACACCCGCAAGTCCACCGAGGAGGGCCTCGAGCAGGAGTTCAACTCACTCGACGCCCAGCGCGAGGCCGGCGAGGCGTTCGTGGCCAGCCAGCGGCAGGAGGGTTGGACCTGCCTGCCGGAGCGTTACGACGACGGCGGCTTCACCGGCGGCAACATGGAACGTCCGGCCCTGCAGCGGCTGCTCGCCGACATCGAGGCGGGCAAGATCGACTGCGTGGTCGTCTACAAGGTGGACCGCCTGAGCCGCTCGCTGCTCGACTTCGCCCAGATGATGCAGACCTTTGACAAGCACCGCGTCTCCTTCGTGTCCGTCACGCAACAGTTCAACACCGCCACGTCGATGGGCCGGCTGGTGCTGAACGTGCTCCTGTCGTTCGCGCAGTTCGAGCGCGAGATCATCTCCGAGCGCACCCGGGACAAGATCGCCGCCACGCGCCGCAAGGGCAAGTGGGCCGGTGGGCACCCGCTCCTCGGCTACGACGTGGACCCGCGCGGCTTCCGGCTGGTCGTCAACGAGGCCGAGGCCGTCCGCGTGCGGGCCATCTTTAACCTCTACCTCGAACACGAGGCTTTGCTGCCGGTCGTGCAGGAGCTGGAGCGGCGCGGCTGGGTCAACAAGCGCTGGACCACCCGCAAGGGCCGCGAGCGCGGCGGCCAGCCCTTCGAACGCACCAGCCTGTACCGCCTGCTGACCAACGTCGCCTACGTCGGCAAGGTCCGCTACAAGGACGAGGTCCACGACGGCGAGCACCCCGGCATCGTCGATCCCGCCGACTTCCAGCGCGTTCAGACGCTTTTGCAGCGCAACGGCCAGACCCGCGGCGCGCCGGTGCGGAACAAGTTCGGCGCCTTGCTCAAGGGGATCATCCGCTGCGTCCCCTGCGACTGCGCCATGACGCCGTCGCACACGACCCGCAACGGCAGCAAGCGCTACCGCTACTACGTTTGCTCCAGCGCCCAGAAGCGAGGCTGGAACACCTGCCCGTCCAAATCGATCCCCGCCGCCCAGATCGAGGAGTTCGTGGTCGGCCAGATCAAGTGCATCGGCCAAGACCGGGCCCTGCTCGCAGAGGTCCTCGCCCAGGCCCGCCAGCAAGACGGCGCCCGCACGAGCGAGCTGGAGGCCGAGCAGCGGAGCCTGGAAAAAGACCTGACCCGCTGGCACGCCGAGCTGCGCAAGCTCTCTTGCCAGCTCCGGCCGGGCGACGACAACGGCTCGATCATTTCCCGGCTGGCCGATCTGCAGGAACGGATCGGCCTGGTCGAAGGGCGGATGCGGAAGGTCCGCGAGCAAATCCAGACGGTCCAGCAGCAGTTGCTGGACGAAGAAGAGACGGCCGTGGCCATGTCGGTCTTCGACCCAGTCTGGGAGGCGCTGACGCCCCGCGAGCAGGCCCGCGTGATCGGGCTGCTGGTCGAGCGCGTGGACTACGACGGGGCCTCGGGCAAAGTGTCCATCACCTTCCACCCCACGGGCATCAAGGCGCTGGCGCAGCAGCTCGCCGACCAGCGCCGGGAGAAAACCGCATGACGACCCCGCTGACCTTAGAGTGCAAGGTCCACTTCCACCGCCGCGGGCGCGGCAGCCGGAAGGAACTGCGGCCGGGCGAGGAGCCGTTGCCCGCCGTGGAGCCGGGCCGGGTGCCGCGGGTCGCCCGGCTCATGGCCCTGGCCATCCGCTTCGACGGGCTGCTCCGCGACGGGGTGATCGCCAGCTACACCGAGCTGGCGGCCCTCGGCCACGTGACGCGGCCCCGCGTCAGCCAGATCATGAACCTGCTGCAGCTGGCCCCCGACATCCAGGAGGAGATCCTGTTCCTACCTCGGACGGTCCGCGGCCGCGACTCGCTGCAGCTGCGCCAGCTGCAACCCATTGCCGCCGTCCTTGATTGGCGCAAGCAGCGGCGCCTGTGGCGGGAGCTGCTCGCCGCCGCGCGGTAAGGCACTGCCGTTCAAGTCTTTGCGACCCCTACGACCCGCACCGGCGGGTCGTTCTCGTCACCGGCCGCTTGATGCCGACCTGGAAGTATAGTATACTTGCGTACACTTTAACCAGGCGTGTGGCCCTTCCCAGCCGACCCACGCCAGCGCTCATCCTCCCCCGTCACAAGCATCGAGGTGACACATGGCAACCTTTCGACTCCGACGCTTCTCCAACCCGGAAGTCCTCCGGGCCATCGCACCGAGGAGGCTGATCGCCTTCCTCGAACCGCACCGCGCGTTCTTCGAGGCGCGCGGCCTCGTCTTCCCGCGTGCCCCCAGCACAGGTCCGATTGACTACGAGGCGCTGGTCGATCTCTTCATGGACCCGGGGGCGGGCCTGCCCAAGGAGCTGCTCGACGCACTCTTCCTCGTAGACGAGATGGCCACGCCGCACGGCATGGACGCCCTCCTGGAGGACGCCCGCTGCTCCGGCCTGCCCCTGGACGAGGCCGCCGAGGACTCGCCCGCCGACGTTGCCGTCCAGGTCTGGCTCCTGGACTGCCGCCTCCTCGAAAGCAAGCACGCCGAGCAGTTCCTCGTCCGGCCGCGCTCCTTCGAGTGCTACCAGACCGGCAGAGCCAAGGTTCCGCCCTTCACGTTGCCGGACACTACCGTCTGCGGCAACCTCGAACGCGACCTGGATGACTGGTTCGAGGAGAAGAAGCGCGGCCGCGGTACGCGCGTGTTCGTCTACCCTCGCGAGGACGGCGTCTGGTTCCTGGTCCGCCACGGCGAGCCGTTCAAGCGCGAGGAGAGCCTCAACGGCCCCGAGACGGTCAGCGTCTGCTACCGCCCCCTGAAGTACGACGTGCTCGTCTACCAGCCGCAGATCGGCGAGCTGCGGGTCAACGCCCGCTCCAAGCACGAGAAGCGCCTGTACCGCACGCAGTTCGGCAAGCACTTCTTCGGCGACGAGGACTTCTTCCCCGGCGACAGCAAGTACACGCTGGAGCCGCTGCTGACGCGCGGCGAGGCGGCGCTGGCCTGCGTGGACGTGCCCGGCATGGAATGGGTCCGGCTCCGCGAGGCGCACTTCTTCCTGGGCGGCCCGTCCAACGAGGTCCAGTCCCACCGGGCCGACGACGTCTTCGCGGCGTTCCGGTCGCGGGACGGCAAGCCGCCCGCGGGCCGGATCATCCGCGCCGTCTTCCAGGTGAAGTTCACGGACTCCAAGCGGCCGCGCTCCGTGACGATCCGCCCGTCGAACATCGCGCAGTACACCCGCGACGACGACGCGGAGCTGGTCGAGCAGTGGCTCAGGCGGCGGGGGTTCATCCTCGCGGGTGCCGACACGGGAAGGGGGGAGGGCCATGCGACTCTGGCAAGCGCTTGAGGCGCTCCCCGGCCCGGCGGCGGTGCTGGCCGAGTGGCGCCGGCTCGCCGGCGCGGAGGGGCTGGACCTGCTGACGCCCTACCTGCAGCCCCTGCCGAGGCTGGCGGCCTCCTACCCGCGCCTGGTCGGCGGCGAGCCCACCTACCCGTATGAGGTCGTCGAGCACGGGCCGGACGATTTCGTCGGGGTCTGCCCCGAAACCGAAGACCGCATCGTGCTCGCCCGGAACGACCTGGTCATCTACGAGCTGGACTGGCCCCTGTTCCTGGCCGACATCGCGGCGGCGCTGGGCTTCCAGTATCGGGCTGCCGGCACGGACGGCCTCCCGGCGGCGACGCGCCTGGTCGGCGACTACCGGCCGGCCGCGGGCTACTCGTTCCCGGTCTACCTGACCGTCCCGCTGGAGTCCCGCAGCCTGACGGGCGCGGTTTGCATGCTCGTCTCGTTGAGCGACGGCGCGTTCGTGCTCTCGACACCGACCCGGTGTCGGCTGCGCCCGGACGCGCAGCAGATCCTGGAGCGGAAGAGGTGCTGTTTCCTCCCGCTGGAGGAAGCCCTGGCCGCGACAGGGCCGAGACAGTGGCAGGCCACGGAGGCGGCCGTTCAGGCGCTGCAGGGCTTCACCGGTCTGCACGTCCCTTCACCCGAGGCGAACGACGGGACGGCCTTCTTCCCCACGCCGGCAGGTGCGACCTGGGCCGACCTCAGCATCCGCTTCGTCGATGGCCACTCCGTGGCGGTCCGTGTCGGGGCCGCGGGCGGGACGTACCACTACGCGCAGATGGGCATGGCCGACGGCCGCAACGCCAGCCCGACCAAGCAGTGGGAGCTGCTCCAGGTTCTGGCCCGGAACCACGGCGTGCTGACCTGGAAGAGCCCGGACGCTAGCCGCAAGAACAAGAAGCGGCGGGAGCTGCTGGCCAGGGACCTGAAGGCGTTCTTCCGCATCGACGGCGAGCCGATCGTGGCGACCGACGACGGCAAGGGCTGGCGGACCACCTTCGCGCTGGCGTCGGACGCCTGACGACCGGGGGCGCGCGATTGTTCGTACCCGCGAGCGTAAGAGCAGTGGTAACTCGGTGGGGTATGGTTACGCGAGAGTCTGAGAGTTTTGGCGGGAGAGTTTCGGGGGGCGAACGTAATCCTGGGGGTTGCACTCGCACCCCGAATGCTCTCGCCCGAACCAGAGAGTGCCGGAGGCGGGGCCAGGGACGCAAAAACCACGGAAAAAGGCCACAAACACGAAACGCCGAGGCCACTGGCTCTCGGCGTTTCTCGGTAACCCGTGTGTCCGGTCTGCTCGATACCAGACCAGTCAGCTCCCCGACAAGGACTCGAACCTTGAACCTAGCGGTTAACAGCCGCTCGCTCTACCGATTGAGCTATCGGGGATCACAACCGCCACCGACCCACTCAGCCGGTCGGTCGTGGTCGTCGCTCATGTGCGTCCCAACTATATCAAACTGGGTCGTGAAATCAAGACCTTCGCCGGCGAACGTGAACGTGTTCCGGGGGCGGGTCAGGGTCGAGTGACCCGGTCTGAAAAGACGAACGCGCCCAAATCGGCAGGCGAGTTGGGTGAACGTGGGCGGTGGAGCAGGTCGAGTTCGGGAGGCGCGGAAGGCGGGGGGGTTGGGACGCGCTGACCCGCAGCGCGGGCTGGGGAGGCCGAGGTCAGACCAAAACGGCTTTCCAGGTCGTGGAGGCTCGTCAGTGAGGCGGACGCCACATCAAGAAAGAGCGACTGGTGGCGCGTGGTGGTACGATCGTGTCGGGTGGGGTTGGGGAAGCGGGGATCGGCGAGGACGCAGTGGGTCGTGGGAGAGGGTAGCACGAGCGATCGGGGGTCGTCAGACCAAAGCAGGTTGTGGTCGAATTCGTAATGGTCTGGCTGGATTCGGCCCGCGTCGAACGGGCCTTTGAGCCAGGAACGTTGGTCGGGTCGAATGGTTCGGCACCAAAGGATGTTGTGTCGCACCACGCTGCCGCGAATTGAGTCGGGCCGGTGACGTTCGATGAGTTGGAGTTCGGGAGCCTGCCATTTTTGGCGGTCGTCCCAACCATTGCGGTAGCAGGTGTTGTAGAGGATCGTCGCTACGCCGTCCATCACCCGGATGCCCGCGCCGCCGTTGTCGAACACCAGATTCGATTCGATTCGCGCCGTGCCGCCGCCTCCAACGTCGAACATGATGCCGTTGCCGTCGGTGCGGTGCGACGAGGCGTCCACATTGTTGAAGCAGACGTTGCGGCGAATCACGTGGTGCGAACGTCCACCTCCCTCACCCTTGTTGTTCAAATGAATCCCGCTCGCCCAGCCGTCCCCCCAACCGTTTTCGTAGCAGATGTTGTCCTCGACGGTCAGGTGGGCGTCGTAGTCGGCGTGGGGATACGACGCATAGTTGAGACTTATGCCCGCTGCTCCGTTGGCGTGACAAATCATGCGCCGGATCGTCACATAACCGACATGCCGCGCGTCGATCCCCGCGCTGCGAAAGTGACACAGTTCCAAACCTTCGATGACCCATCCATCGTTTTCACGAAGCGCTAGGAACGACCAAAACCGACGCTTTCCGTCCACAACAACCTTGTGGCCCGCGCGGGCGCGGACGGTGATGGGCAGGTCGGGACGTCCGTTGACCTTGGGAGTGAAATCACCCTCGTGATAGGTCCCGGCGTGAATTTCCAGAACGTCGCCCGGGGCCGTCAGCGCCTTTAGGCCGCGGGTGAGAGTTCGAAACGGAGAGGACTCGTCGCCGTTGTTGTGGTCATCGCCGCGGGGCGAGACGTGAACAACTCGGGAGGGGGGCGGTTCAATCGAGGCGGAAGTTGCTTCCATACCGAGAAGGAATGTTGCCAAGGTGGTTGGAAGCAGCTTCGCCGGGTTCATCTCGCAACCTCACCTTCTTCGCCGCCCTATCTAGCTGATCAGATGTTCGCTGGTGAGAGACCAGCCGAACTCACACGCCTGGAAGGCGTGTGAAACGTTCTCGACATCAAAGAAGAGTAGGAAAGGGTGGGCAACAAACTTCCACAATCAGCAATTCTTCTGTTTAGGTCAAGTGAAATTCAATCGGTTGGGGTAGACGAGGGGTTTGGGGATTTGAGTTTGACACGCGAGGGGGAAGTGGTGTCGTTGGGTGGGTGGTTGGTCGAATCATCGTGAGACTGCTGAACCGCCTGTTCAAGAATTCCCACGATCAGAGCGTTGAGCGAGGCTTTCTGCTCACGGGCGCGCGAAGCCAGGCGTTCGTGGAGCGCGGGGGGCATGCGGATTTGAAAGTGAACGACGGTTTCAGGCATCGGATCACGCTCCTCGACGCCTCGATTATGGTGGTCAAAGTGTTTCGCGGAAATCACCCCGCCTGAAGACCACGTGTGGCGTCTTTTTCTCACTCGATCTTACACCAAAATCGTCTGGATTCGCCAGAGGGTCGTGGCGAGATGCTCGATTGACGCCACGCCTCAATTCAGCCAGCAATCGAACCATCCATGCCATCCTCTTCCAATCAAGTGAAGCCGGTCGGAATCGTTTGCGATGAGGCGGCGGGGGCGCAAGTCGAGATCGAACCCCTCCCACAATGGTTGTGAAACCACGGAGTCGGGATGCTTGAAGCTACGGGTCGGGGCGAGCCTGTTTTCAGGGTAGTTCCCCTGTCCTTGAGGACTCAACAAGAGAGAGCCGGTTCGGCGTCGAAAGAAAAACAAAAAATTTCTTCGACAGCCCCTTGCTTCAAGCGCTTGGGTGACTAGAACGAAGGCGTGGGGTTGACGGACTGGAACCGAACCCTTGAGATTCAACCGGAGTCGACTTTGCGGGACGTTCACGCAAGTTGGGCGGAAGGCGTGAACAACTCACCTCGGGGGTGGGATCCCGCAAGTCGTAACAGGGTCGCAGTCGGTTCTCTCGAATCGGCTGCGACCCTTGTTGTTTGAGGGGGCTTGAACCTAGGCGCGATAGAAGGAGAACTGGTATCCACGGAGTGGCGTGGATCTTCGAGCCGGTCTGCCCACGTTGCGCGCGAAGTGGAGGCAATGGCGCG encodes:
- a CDS encoding HTH domain-containing protein; amino-acid sequence: MAKKKTPKTEAPADAGKKAPKAKPAKAKPEAEAKPKKVGCLDAAAKVLGETGQAMTCQEMIDAMAAKGYWTSPNGKMPAATLYAAILREITTKAKESRFTKTERGKFALAK
- a CDS encoding DUF2924 domain-containing protein, which gives rise to MDTNVGKELAALQRLTVKELRTRYAEVFGEATNANNRAWLVKRLAWRLQALAEGDLSERARRRAAELASDADLRLNPPKALPAVPASERTTAHVLAFRPDDRLPPPGTVLTRRYKGEVLQVKVLPHGFEYEGEVYGSLSAVAKAITGSHCNGYLFFRLGDKGGDA
- a CDS encoding dATP/dGTP diphosphohydrolase domain-containing protein; protein product: MRDYSLHDSGERQQFATGAVRDRQAGKGRFDLLPPLAMNRLARHFEKGAAKYGDRNWERGIPLSRFLDSALRHLFAYLAGRDDEDHLVAAAWNLLAALETDARAAGGRLPPELVDIGPQRPDGTKEAEA
- a CDS encoding toxin-antitoxin system HicB family antitoxin, with the translated sequence MPETVVHFQIRMPPALHERLASRAREQKASLNALIVGILEQAVQQSHDDSTNHPPNDTTSPSRVKLKSPNPSSTPTD
- a CDS encoding recombinase family protein; translated protein: MNRNIKNPKPATLPVVRCAVYTRKSTEEGLEQEFNSLDAQREAGEAFVASQRQEGWTCLPERYDDGGFTGGNMERPALQRLLADIEAGKIDCVVVYKVDRLSRSLLDFAQMMQTFDKHRVSFVSVTQQFNTATSMGRLVLNVLLSFAQFEREIISERTRDKIAATRRKGKWAGGHPLLGYDVDPRGFRLVVNEAEAVRVRAIFNLYLEHEALLPVVQELERRGWVNKRWTTRKGRERGGQPFERTSLYRLLTNVAYVGKVRYKDEVHDGEHPGIVDPADFQRVQTLLQRNGQTRGAPVRNKFGALLKGIIRCVPCDCAMTPSHTTRNGSKRYRYYVCSSAQKRGWNTCPSKSIPAAQIEEFVVGQIKCIGQDRALLAEVLAQARQQDGARTSELEAEQRSLEKDLTRWHAELRKLSCQLRPGDDNGSIISRLADLQERIGLVEGRMRKVREQIQTVQQQLLDEEETAVAMSVFDPVWEALTPREQARVIGLLVERVDYDGASGKVSITFHPTGIKALAQQLADQRREKTA
- a CDS encoding DUF1937 family protein, giving the protein MIYLASPYSHPDPAVREQRFRAACRAAVALLCAGQVVFSPITHSHPLAQHGLPGSWQFWEQYDRKFLERCDEVVVLMLDGWEESVGVQAEIRIARELGKPVRYLAPELAPVSPTLAHVASGSPEADPTPIGADRPPTLAHVASEVPG
- a CDS encoding right-handed parallel beta-helix repeat-containing protein, producing MNPAKLLPTTLATFLLGMEATSASIEPPPSRVVHVSPRGDDHNNGDESSPFRTLTRGLKALTAPGDVLEIHAGTYHEGDFTPKVNGRPDLPITVRARAGHKVVVDGKRRFWSFLALRENDGWVIEGLELCHFRSAGIDARHVGYVTIRRMICHANGAAGISLNYASYPHADYDAHLTVEDNICYENGWGDGWASGIHLNNKGEGGGRSHHVIRRNVCFNNVDASSHRTDGNGIMFDVGGGGTARIESNLVFDNGGAGIRVMDGVATILYNTCYRNGWDDRQKWQAPELQLIERHRPDSIRGSVVRHNILWCRTIRPDQRSWLKGPFDAGRIQPDHYEFDHNLLWSDDPRSLVLPSPTTHCVLADPRFPNPTRHDRTTTRHQSLFLDVASASLTSLHDLESRFGLTSASPARAAGQRVPTPPPSAPPELDLLHRPRSPNSPADLGAFVFSDRVTRP
- a CDS encoding terminase gpA endonuclease subunit, whose product is MAIDPRKLRPSELCRLLNSTPLGEVINERQLHRHRSRAGLRIGDARHMDLLRYVAWLVQLRHAPRPEPDGDPYEKLKGRARARNIALSLAGRDIGELPAVVNPGRKAQAESNFRFFCESYFPLTFHLPWSKDHLKVIARIEQAVLRGGLFALAMPRGSGKSTICECACIWAVLYGHREFVCLIGSDEGHAMDMLDSIKMELDGNDLLLEDFPEVVYPIQCLDGIANRCKGQLYKGERTHIGWTAREIVLPTVPESKASGAIIKVAGITGRIRGMKYKRADGKTVRPSLVVLDDPQTDESARSLSQCATRESILAGAVLGLAGPGKKISGIMPCTVIRPGDMADNILDRDKHPEWNGERTKMVYSFPANEKLWQQYAELRAESMRQGNAGEEATEFYRQNREAMDAGAVVAWPERFNHDELSAVQHAMNLKLQDEAAFFAEYQNEPLPEEVAGDDELTADQIAGKLNRMKRGEVPIGCNHLTTFIDVQANLLFYVVAAWEDDFTGYVIDYGTFPDQKRPYFTLRDARLTLAGVTGAAGLEGAIYAGLEKLTANLLGRAWRRDDGAELRIERCLIDANWGSATDVVYQFCRQSAHAGIVLPSHGRFVGASSQPFSEYKRRPGDRVGHNWRIPNVHGKRAVRHGVFDTNYWKSFVHARLAVPMGDRGCLSLFGDKPEMHRLFAEHLTAEYRVKTEGRGRTVDEWKPRPERGDNHWLDCLVGCAVAASMQGVVLPGTDGQAPAKRERLSFAKMQKTKRR